In Desulfobotulus mexicanus, one DNA window encodes the following:
- the ilvC gene encoding ketol-acid reductoisomerase: protein MTNYFSSLTFRDKVKQLGQCRFMDPSEFNGVEKLKGKKIVIVGCGAQGFNQGMNLRDSGLDVTYALRDEEISEKLLPWKLASENNFNYGTYEDVIPKGDLVLNLTPDKYHTPVVSRVMPLMKKGACLSYSHGFNIVEEGMKIREDITVIMVAPKSPGSEVRAEYVRGFGVPTLIAVHEENDPNGDGLEIAKAYCAGTGGDRAGVLHSSFVAEVKSDLMGEQTILCGMLQTGSLLCFDKMVEKGVDKAYAAKLVQKGWEVTTEALKHGGITNMMDRLTNPEKVKAFELAEELKNIMKPLYEKHMDDILEGAFSENMMKDWANNDSNLLKWRAETGESAFEKCPVQEADIPEQEYFDKGILMIAMVKAGVELAFEIMTEAGMQPESAYYESLHETPLIANTIARNKLYEMNVVISDTAEYGNYLFTQACVPLLKDFMAKIDTDVIGKGITFTGNAVDNKKLIAINEAIRNHPVEEIGRTLRNYMTSMKAI, encoded by the coding sequence ATGACAAATTATTTTTCTTCCCTTACCTTTCGTGACAAAGTCAAGCAGCTGGGACAGTGCCGTTTTATGGATCCTTCCGAGTTCAACGGCGTGGAAAAGCTTAAAGGCAAAAAAATTGTGATCGTGGGCTGTGGTGCCCAGGGTTTTAATCAGGGCATGAATCTCAGAGACAGCGGCCTTGATGTAACCTATGCCCTGCGGGATGAGGAAATTTCCGAAAAGCTGCTCCCCTGGAAGCTTGCTTCGGAAAACAATTTTAATTACGGCACCTATGAAGATGTGATTCCCAAGGGAGATCTGGTACTTAATCTTACTCCGGATAAATATCACACCCCTGTTGTTTCCCGGGTCATGCCCCTGATGAAAAAAGGTGCCTGCCTTTCCTATTCCCATGGTTTCAACATTGTGGAAGAGGGCATGAAAATCCGTGAAGATATCACTGTCATTATGGTGGCCCCCAAATCTCCGGGTTCTGAAGTCCGTGCGGAATATGTGCGCGGCTTTGGTGTTCCCACCCTCATTGCCGTCCATGAAGAAAATGATCCCAATGGCGATGGTCTTGAAATTGCCAAGGCCTATTGTGCCGGTACCGGTGGCGACCGCGCCGGTGTTCTGCATTCATCTTTTGTTGCGGAAGTAAAGTCTGATCTCATGGGAGAGCAGACCATTCTCTGTGGTATGCTCCAGACCGGCTCTCTGCTCTGCTTTGATAAAATGGTGGAAAAGGGTGTTGATAAGGCCTATGCCGCAAAACTGGTGCAGAAGGGCTGGGAAGTGACCACCGAAGCCCTGAAGCATGGCGGTATCACCAACATGATGGACAGGCTTACCAACCCTGAAAAGGTAAAAGCCTTTGAGCTGGCCGAAGAACTGAAAAACATCATGAAGCCCCTTTATGAAAAGCACATGGACGATATCCTTGAGGGTGCTTTTTCTGAGAACATGATGAAGGACTGGGCAAATAACGACAGCAATCTTCTTAAGTGGCGTGCGGAAACCGGTGAATCCGCCTTTGAAAAATGCCCCGTTCAGGAAGCGGACATTCCCGAGCAGGAGTATTTTGATAAGGGTATTCTTATGATTGCCATGGTAAAAGCCGGTGTGGAACTTGCCTTTGAGATCATGACCGAAGCAGGTATGCAGCCGGAATCCGCCTACTATGAGTCTCTCCATGAAACACCGCTGATTGCCAATACCATTGCCCGGAACAAGCTTTATGAAATGAATGTTGTTATTTCCGATACTGCGGAATACGGCAACTACCTTTTCACCCAGGCCTGTGTTCCCCTGCTGAAGGATTTTATGGCAAAAATTGATACTGACGTGATCGGTAAAGGAATAACCTTTACCGGCAATGCCGTGGACAATAAGAAGCTCATTGCCATTAATGAGGCCATTCGCAATCATCCTGTGGAAGAAATCGGCCGGACCCTGCGTAACTACATGACCAGCATGAAAGCCATCTGA
- the ilvY gene encoding HTH-type transcriptional activator IlvY, protein MHIEELELFLSLARTRHFQKTSAQSNISPSALSRAIQRLEGHVGEKLFERNNRNVSLTPAGLVFRTYAEQILKTWKEGKQALSLDQGIVSGEITIYCSVTAAYGILPDILDGFRNKFPEVHIKLATGDAESALEQLQKGDTDIAIAAIPENLPEHMLSMEVAKTPLVWIRSKKNDYHTGPDWNDTPLILPKQGIARKRFDRWRKEMGIKPRIYAQVTGNEAIIAMVHLGCGIGLVPEMVLEKSPFMHTIDIMEILPPLEPYFIGICANKKSLGNVVTKAFWDTARNYSRAQS, encoded by the coding sequence ATGCACATAGAAGAACTGGAGCTGTTTCTCAGCCTTGCCAGAACCCGTCACTTTCAGAAAACAAGTGCCCAGAGCAATATCAGCCCTTCGGCCCTGTCCCGTGCCATTCAGCGGCTTGAAGGCCATGTGGGAGAAAAACTTTTTGAAAGAAACAACAGAAACGTTTCCCTTACACCGGCAGGCCTTGTGTTCCGAACCTACGCGGAACAGATACTGAAAACATGGAAAGAAGGCAAACAGGCCCTTTCCCTTGATCAGGGAATTGTTTCCGGAGAAATTACCATCTACTGCTCCGTAACGGCAGCCTATGGTATCCTTCCGGATATTCTGGACGGATTCAGAAACAAATTTCCCGAAGTGCACATCAAGCTGGCCACAGGCGATGCGGAAAGTGCACTGGAACAGCTTCAGAAAGGAGATACGGACATTGCCATTGCCGCCATCCCGGAAAATCTGCCCGAGCACATGCTCTCCATGGAGGTAGCCAAAACACCTCTGGTATGGATACGATCTAAAAAAAATGACTACCACACAGGCCCTGACTGGAATGACACCCCGCTGATTCTGCCCAAACAGGGCATTGCCAGAAAACGCTTTGACCGCTGGCGCAAGGAAATGGGAATCAAACCCCGCATCTACGCCCAGGTAACTGGTAATGAAGCCATCATTGCTATGGTCCATCTGGGCTGCGGCATCGGGCTGGTGCCGGAAATGGTGCTGGAAAAAAGTCCTTTCATGCACACCATTGATATTATGGAAATCCTGCCGCCCCTTGAGCCCTACTTCATAGGCATCTGCGCCAATAAAAAAAGCCTTGGCAACGTTGTCACAAAGGCCTTCTGGGACACGGCCCGGAACTATTCCCGGGCGCAGTCCTGA